From the genome of Fragaria vesca subsp. vesca unplaced genomic scaffold, FraVesHawaii_1.0 scf0512956, whole genome shotgun sequence, one region includes:
- the LOC101300873 gene encoding alcohol dehydrogenase-like 3-like encodes MEKTTGKVITCRAAVVWGPGEPFVMEQVQVDPPQKKEVRIKILFTSICHTDLSAWKGENEAQQAFPRILGHEAAGIVESIGEGVTDMKEGDHVIPIFNGECGDCKSCKHEKTNICNSFGVNPMKTVMNSDGKTRFSITAKDGGERKPVYHFLNTSTFSEYTVLESACVVKIDSEAPLKKMTLLSCGVSTGVGAAWNVADVQPGSTVAIFGLGAVGLAVAEGARARGASKIIGIDINPKKFTIGQTMGITDFINPTDLGKPLHERIREITEGGVDYSFECIGNPDVLREAFLSTHEGWGFTVILGIHTTPKMLPLHPMELFLGRGLTGSVFGGFKGKSQLPRFAKECMRGVVDLDEFITHELPFEKINDAFQLLVEGQSLRCVLHL; translated from the exons ATGGAGAAGACAACCGGAAAGGTCATCACTTGCAGAG CTGCTGTCGTTTGGGGTCCGGGGGAGCCTTTTGTGATGGAACAAGTTCAAGTCGACCCGCCGCAGAAAAAGGAGGTCCGAATCAAGATCCTCTTCACCTCAATCTGTCACACTGATCTCAGTGCTTGGAAAGGAGAG aatgaaGCTCAGCAGGCCTTTCCTCGAATCCTAGGCCATGAAGCCGCCGG AATCGTTGAGAGCATTGGTGAAGGAGTGACAGACATGAAAGAAGGGGATCATGTGATCCCTATCTTCAACGGGGAGTGTGGTGACTGCAAGAGCTGCAAGCATGAGAAGACTAACATCTGCAACAGCTTTGGAGTAAACCCGATGAAGACGGTGATGAACAGTGATGGTAAAACCAGGTTTTCCATAACAGCCAAGGATGGCGGTGAAAGAAAACCCGTATATCATTTTCTCAACACATCAACTTTTAGCGAGTACACAGTTCTCGAGTCCGCCTGTGTTGTCAAGATTGACTCGGAAGCTCCTCTCAAGAAGATGACGTTGCTCAGTTGTGGCGTTTCAACTG GAGTTGGTGCTGCATGGAATGTTGCCGATGTTCAACCCGGCTCAACCGTAGCCATTTTCGGTTTAGGCGCCGTCGGACTTGCC GTTGCTGAAGGAGCAAGGGCCAGGGGAGCATCTAAAATAATTGGCATTGACATTAACCCCAAGAAATTCACCATAG GCCAAACAATGGGAATCACAGATTTCATAAACCCTACCGATCTTGGAAAGCCTTTGCATGAG AGAATCAGGGAAATAACAGAAGGCGGTGTGGACTATAGCTTTGAGTGTATCGGAAACCCCGATGTTCTCCGAGAAGCCTTTCTCTCCACACATGAG GGATGGGGGTTTACAGTGATACTGGGAATTCATACAACCCCAAAAATGCTTCCACTCCATCCGATGGAGCTGTTTCTTGGTCGAGGACTTACTGGATCTGTGTTTGGAGGCTTCAAAGGGAAGAGCCAACTCCCCCGTTTTGCTAAAGAGTGCATGAGAggg GTGGTCGATCTAGACGAGTTCATAACGCATGAGCTTCCCTTCGAAAAGATAAACGATGCATTTCAGTTGCTCGTTGAAGGCCAGTCACTGAGATGCGTTCTGCATCTGTGA